Proteins encoded by one window of Longimicrobiales bacterium:
- a CDS encoding aspartate kinase — protein sequence MPAHGRYPIPHTITIPLPIPRQSMSLIVQKYGGTSVGSPDRIKAVARRVAAERRGGADVVVVVSAMGHTTDELTRLATEVTADARREHPRELDMLLTAGERITMALAAMAIRDCGIEAISLTGSQAAIITDNTHTGARIEEVRTQRVLEELGRGRVVIVAGFQGVSRAREVTTLGRGGSDTTAVALGAALNADRCDIFTDVAGVYTADPRRVPDARVLSVIDYDDMVELAASGAQVMHPRAVEIGARYDVPIRVLSSFEDGGGTLITRRKDRMEGLVLTGLASAGAQAKLTVRGLPPTMAAMTAIMSELAGHGISVDTLTPADRADGRRQLQVTIHESDIDRSVQLCRGVVERIGGDAVDVQRGLCKVTLVGSGMTGLPGVYARALEALLAADVDVHAVGTSSVSISFLVDAAAEDRTLQALHAAFDLAKED from the coding sequence GTGCCCGCACATGGCCGTTACCCGATCCCGCACACGATCACGATCCCGCTCCCGATCCCGCGTCAGTCCATGAGCCTCATCGTCCAGAAGTACGGCGGCACGTCGGTGGGGTCGCCGGACCGGATCAAGGCCGTTGCACGGCGGGTGGCGGCGGAGCGCCGCGGGGGTGCGGACGTCGTGGTCGTCGTGTCGGCCATGGGTCACACGACGGATGAGCTCACGCGGCTTGCGACGGAAGTGACCGCGGACGCTCGCCGTGAGCATCCGCGCGAGCTGGACATGCTGCTGACGGCCGGGGAACGGATCACGATGGCGCTGGCCGCCATGGCGATCCGCGACTGCGGCATCGAGGCGATCAGCCTGACGGGCTCGCAGGCGGCGATCATCACGGACAACACGCATACGGGGGCCCGCATCGAGGAGGTGCGGACGCAGCGCGTGCTCGAAGAGCTGGGCCGCGGTCGCGTGGTCATTGTGGCAGGGTTTCAGGGTGTGAGCCGGGCCCGCGAGGTGACGACGCTCGGGCGCGGCGGCTCGGACACGACGGCGGTCGCGCTCGGAGCGGCACTGAATGCGGATCGCTGCGATATCTTTACCGATGTCGCCGGCGTCTACACGGCTGATCCGCGGCGCGTACCCGACGCGCGCGTGCTGAGTGTGATCGATTACGATGACATGGTCGAGCTGGCCGCGTCGGGTGCACAGGTCATGCATCCCAGGGCGGTCGAGATCGGCGCACGCTACGACGTGCCGATCCGTGTGCTCTCGTCGTTCGAGGACGGGGGCGGGACGCTCATCACGAGACGGAAGGACCGCATGGAAGGGCTGGTGCTGACGGGCCTGGCGAGCGCCGGCGCCCAGGCGAAGCTGACGGTTCGCGGGCTGCCGCCCACGATGGCGGCCATGACCGCGATCATGAGCGAGCTGGCGGGCCACGGAATATCCGTCGACACGCTGACACCGGCCGACCGCGCCGACGGGCGGCGCCAGCTCCAGGTGACGATCCACGAGTCCGACATCGACAGGAGCGTGCAGCTCTGTCGCGGCGTCGTGGAGCGGATCGGCGGCGACGCGGTCGACGTGCAGCGGGGTCTGTGCAAGGTGACGCTGGTCGGCAGCGGCATGACGGGACTACCCGGTGTGTATGCCCGGGCGCTGGAGGCGCTGCTGGCGGCCGATGTCGATGTTCATGCCGTGGGCACGTCGTCCGTTTCCATCTCCTTCCTCGTCGATGCGGCCGCGGAGGATCGGACCTTGCAAGCGCTGCACGCAGCGTTCGACCTGGCGAAGGAAGACTGA
- a CDS encoding MlaD family protein: protein MNRRNEVVVGTVLILGVLLIVFSTFWLQGLRFGSEEREVRARFMEVAQLLEGSKVKFRGVPIGRVETIRLEEGGAGVIVTMTIDADVSLPQDPAVMLAPESLFGDWQAEIVSRGTYAMYEYTEPVESDMLPGYTLPDMSRLTAVADEIAGNLATISNRVELAFTEETALNVREAIENIQRASSELAGLVSSQQVAIEGVSENLELTSEAAGQAAQTMQRAFAEVESAISGGRLLNIVSNVERTSARTDSLVALLVDASRELRRTAVSADSTFRQVSSIASGIERGEGSLGRLLRDTTLYVNLVETNLEVQTLLRDIRRNPRRYINLTIF from the coding sequence GTGAACCGCAGGAATGAAGTCGTCGTCGGCACGGTACTGATACTGGGCGTGCTGCTGATCGTGTTCAGCACGTTCTGGCTGCAGGGACTCCGGTTCGGCAGCGAGGAGCGCGAAGTACGCGCGCGCTTCATGGAAGTCGCGCAGCTGCTGGAGGGCAGCAAGGTCAAGTTCCGGGGCGTGCCTATCGGACGCGTCGAAACCATCAGGCTGGAGGAGGGCGGTGCGGGCGTCATCGTGACGATGACGATCGATGCCGACGTATCGCTGCCGCAGGATCCGGCCGTCATGCTGGCGCCGGAGTCGCTGTTCGGTGACTGGCAGGCGGAGATAGTCTCGCGCGGCACGTATGCGATGTACGAGTACACGGAGCCGGTGGAAAGCGACATGCTGCCGGGGTACACGCTGCCCGACATGTCGCGGCTGACGGCCGTGGCCGATGAGATCGCCGGCAATCTGGCCACGATCAGCAACCGCGTGGAGCTGGCGTTCACCGAGGAGACCGCACTCAACGTCCGCGAGGCGATCGAGAACATCCAGCGCGCCAGCAGTGAGCTCGCGGGTCTCGTCAGCTCGCAGCAGGTAGCCATTGAAGGCGTGTCCGAGAACCTGGAGCTGACGTCGGAGGCCGCCGGGCAGGCGGCCCAGACGATGCAGCGGGCGTTCGCGGAGGTCGAGAGTGCGATATCGGGTGGACGGCTCCTGAACATCGTGAGCAACGTCGAGCGCACGTCGGCGCGGACGGACTCGCTCGTGGCGCTGCTCGTCGATGCCAGCCGCGAACTGCGGCGTACGGCCGTCTCCGCGGACAGCACGTTCCGCCAGGTCAGCAGCATCGCCTCCGGTATCGAGCGCGGCGAGGGCTCGCTCGGCCGCCTGCTGCGCGACACGACTCTCTATGTCAACCTCGTCGAGACGAACCTCGAGGTGCAGACCTTGCTACGCGACATACGACGGAATCCGCGGCGCTACATCAACCTGACGATCTTTTGA
- a CDS encoding ABC transporter ATP-binding protein has translation MSIEMRDVHKAFGSRVILNGVSLTVQEGETLAVIGYSGVGKSVLLKTIVRLLEPDSGDVHVDGQDVSKLQRDELYDLRRRVGYVFQFAALFDSMTVFDNVAMGLRRISMPEPELADRVAESLRLVEMTGYDDRLPAQLSGGQRKRIGLARAIATRPKYVLYDEPTTGLDPVTTSVIDGLIQKMAHELNVTSVVVTHDMKSAYRVADRVAMLYDGGIRFIGTPAEIQQAEDRVVRGFIEGRPELAQEAVA, from the coding sequence GTGAGCATCGAGATGCGCGATGTGCACAAGGCGTTCGGCAGCCGCGTGATCCTGAACGGCGTGTCGCTGACCGTGCAGGAGGGTGAGACGCTGGCCGTCATCGGCTATTCGGGCGTCGGCAAGTCCGTTCTGCTGAAGACGATCGTACGGCTGCTCGAGCCGGACTCGGGCGATGTGCATGTGGACGGACAGGATGTGTCGAAGCTGCAGCGCGACGAGCTGTACGACCTGCGTCGCCGGGTCGGCTACGTGTTCCAGTTCGCCGCGCTCTTCGATTCCATGACCGTGTTCGACAACGTCGCAATGGGTCTGCGCCGCATCAGCATGCCGGAGCCGGAGCTCGCCGATCGCGTCGCGGAGTCGCTGCGGCTCGTAGAGATGACCGGCTACGATGACCGGCTCCCGGCGCAGCTCTCCGGCGGTCAGCGCAAGCGCATCGGACTGGCGCGTGCGATCGCGACGCGGCCGAAGTACGTGCTGTACGATGAGCCCACGACGGGGCTCGACCCGGTGACGACATCGGTCATCGATGGACTCATCCAGAAGATGGCGCACGAGCTGAACGTCACGAGCGTGGTCGTGACGCACGACATGAAGAGTGCCTACCGCGTCGCGGACCGTGTTGCGATGCTCTATGACGGCGGCATCCGCTTCATCGGGACGCCGGCGGAGATCCAGCAGGCGGAGGACCGGGTGGTGCGTGGCTTCATCGAGGGCAGGCCCGAGCTGGCACAGGAGGCCGTAGCGTGA
- a CDS encoding ABC transporter permease: MNQAWTSPVAWVGRSALDTAGGFGRFGAFASGVARSTRDAGTWGRLLVSHMARLGVESLPIALFIAAFTGIVLALQASYTFTGAIPLYFVGVLVGKTMILELGPVLTGLALAGRVGANIAAEIGTMRVTEQIDALETLGYDPLAYLVVPRVVAGILMFPVVVAFANAIGILGGWITAINLLDMSTPQFVRGLRLFFVPFDIQYSLIKAASFGLSVTAIGAYYGFNTMGGAAAVGRSTTQAVVVSSMMILVLDAFWAVVLL, translated from the coding sequence ATGAACCAAGCCTGGACGTCACCCGTCGCCTGGGTCGGCCGGTCTGCACTCGACACCGCGGGCGGCTTCGGCCGGTTCGGCGCGTTTGCGTCCGGCGTGGCCCGCAGCACGCGCGATGCAGGCACCTGGGGTCGCCTGCTGGTGTCCCACATGGCCCGGCTCGGGGTCGAGTCGCTGCCCATCGCGCTCTTCATCGCCGCCTTCACCGGTATCGTTCTGGCCCTCCAGGCCTCCTATACCTTCACCGGCGCGATCCCGCTGTACTTCGTCGGCGTGCTCGTCGGCAAGACGATGATCCTCGAGCTGGGCCCGGTCCTCACCGGCCTCGCCCTCGCCGGTCGCGTCGGCGCCAACATCGCCGCCGAGATCGGCACGATGCGTGTCACGGAGCAGATCGATGCACTGGAAACGCTCGGCTACGATCCGCTCGCGTACCTGGTCGTCCCGCGCGTGGTGGCGGGGATCCTCATGTTCCCCGTGGTCGTCGCGTTCGCCAACGCGATCGGTATCCTCGGCGGCTGGATCACAGCGATCAACCTGCTCGACATGTCGACGCCGCAGTTCGTACGGGGACTGCGCCTCTTCTTCGTCCCGTTCGACATCCAGTACTCGCTGATCAAGGCCGCATCGTTCGGCCTCTCGGTCACGGCGATTGGCGCGTACTACGGCTTCAACACCATGGGCGGCGCAGCGGCGGTCGGGCGCTCCACCACGCAGGCGGTCGTGGTCAGCAGCATGATGATCCTCGTTCTCGACGCCTTCTGGGCGGTGGTGCTGCTGTGA
- a CDS encoding menaquinone biosynthesis protein, with the protein MIRLGHIDYSNCVPVHALLLERGARDVELIRDIPSRLNAALAAGTVDVAPCSSIEYARHAGEYAILPGHAIGSAGPVQSILLESAVPLDQLDGAVVAIPTASATSVVLLRVLLELRVGVRPSYEWFEQSDTCDPVAGGAAAALRIGDIALRHPVHSGRAAHDLGAAWWDWTGLPFAFAVWQVRRNADSGEVRRLAALLRESRAWFSLHADELAARYAPGFGLTSDRLLQYWHSLRFDFDPAMQQGLLHFYELAARIGEAPHIASLDILPPERD; encoded by the coding sequence ATGATCCGCCTCGGTCATATCGATTACAGCAACTGCGTTCCCGTGCATGCTCTGCTGCTGGAACGCGGTGCGCGCGATGTAGAGCTCATTCGGGATATCCCGTCGCGGCTGAACGCCGCGCTCGCGGCCGGCACGGTCGACGTTGCGCCGTGCTCGAGCATCGAGTATGCGCGCCACGCCGGTGAGTACGCCATCCTCCCCGGTCACGCCATAGGCTCGGCGGGTCCGGTCCAGAGCATACTGCTGGAGAGTGCCGTGCCGCTTGACCAGCTCGATGGTGCGGTCGTCGCGATCCCGACTGCGTCCGCCACGTCGGTCGTGCTGCTGCGCGTGCTGCTCGAGCTGCGCGTGGGAGTGCGTCCGAGCTACGAGTGGTTCGAGCAGTCCGATACGTGCGATCCCGTTGCCGGCGGTGCGGCTGCTGCGCTGAGGATCGGTGACATCGCGCTGCGCCACCCCGTCCATTCCGGTCGCGCTGCTCACGATCTGGGAGCGGCGTGGTGGGACTGGACCGGGCTGCCGTTTGCGTTCGCGGTATGGCAGGTGCGCCGCAATGCCGACAGCGGTGAAGTCCGCCGGCTGGCTGCACTGCTGCGCGAATCGCGCGCATGGTTCAGCCTGCACGCCGACGAGCTCGCGGCGCGCTACGCGCCCGGCTTCGGCCTCACGTCGGATCGTCTGCTGCAGTACTGGCATTCGCTCAGGTTCGATTTCGATCCCGCCATGCAGCAGGGCCTGCTGCACTTCTACGAGCTGGCCGCCCGGATCGGGGAGGCCCCGCACATCGCGTCGCTCGACATCCTGCCGCCGGAGCGGGACTGA
- a CDS encoding MlaD family protein, producing MAGDNNTAGKPRQTRRVVTGTFIIIGLAAGALLIFFMDSLLSSLERNYTIHVVLPGATGLAPRSPVWVSGHQVGSVTSVGLLPAGGDSLARVILAVSLPASVQSHVRADSEVRITSIGPVSEPAVNISVGSADAAMLSPGDTLMSTRRTSPAQLASRAAIVKTDLDRALAELQAQTPGIYDRLQQTQRAFTGLDAVLLEARQLQTDLDANPGMALLQDPSFAASLERTRGHAAELPLMFGRLRDSTGPAAEVQAAIARLQLRADSLSTQLAAATAALDNPNGTLSRMQQDTAIMRAVNAARAELDSLIADMRRNPLRYVF from the coding sequence ATGGCGGGCGATAATAACACGGCGGGCAAGCCGCGCCAGACGCGACGCGTCGTCACCGGCACTTTCATCATCATCGGCCTGGCCGCCGGCGCACTCCTCATCTTCTTCATGGACAGCCTGCTCAGCTCCCTCGAGCGGAACTACACCATCCACGTCGTGCTGCCCGGCGCGACCGGGCTCGCGCCCCGCTCACCCGTATGGGTCAGTGGACACCAGGTCGGCTCCGTCACGTCCGTCGGGCTGCTGCCGGCCGGCGGTGATTCACTCGCACGCGTCATCCTCGCCGTGTCGCTGCCCGCCAGCGTGCAGTCGCACGTGCGCGCAGACAGCGAGGTGCGCATTACCTCCATCGGCCCGGTGAGCGAGCCCGCTGTCAACATTTCCGTCGGCTCCGCTGACGCCGCCATGCTCTCGCCTGGTGACACGCTCATGTCGACGCGGCGCACCTCGCCCGCGCAGCTGGCCAGTCGCGCGGCGATCGTGAAGACCGACCTCGATCGCGCACTCGCCGAGCTCCAGGCACAGACCCCCGGCATTTACGATCGGCTTCAGCAGACGCAGCGTGCGTTCACCGGACTCGACGCAGTCCTGCTCGAGGCGCGTCAGCTGCAGACCGACCTCGACGCCAATCCCGGCATGGCCCTGCTCCAGGACCCGTCATTTGCAGCGTCGCTCGAGCGTACCCGCGGGCATGCGGCTGAGCTCCCGCTGATGTTCGGCCGCCTGCGCGACAGTACCGGACCTGCCGCCGAGGTGCAGGCTGCGATCGCGCGGCTCCAGCTCCGCGCCGACTCGCTCAGCACTCAGCTCGCCGCCGCAACAGCCGCGCTCGACAATCCGAACGGCACCCTGTCCCGCATGCAGCAGGACACGGCCATCATGCGCGCCGTCAACGCGGCCCGCGCCGAGCTGGATTCGCTGATTGCGGACATGCGTCGTAATCCGCTCCGCTACGTCTTCTAG
- the rho gene encoding transcription termination factor Rho yields MDIAELKSKSIAELHEMAEELNISNYSGLRKQDLIFRIEQNLLDSDVVLRGEGVLEILPEGYGFLRSQDWNYLYGPDDIYVSPSQIKRFDLRTGDTVMGQVRPPKEGERYLALLKVEQVNLDDPEKAKHRIAFDNLRPRYPEERFKLENAEGHISMRLLDLMTPIGKGQRGLIVSPPKAGKTMLMQQMANSIIENHPEVHLIVLLIDERPEEVTDMEEHVKGEVISSTFDEPADRHTQVAEMVIEKAKRLTEHGRDVVILLDSITRLARAYNVTVPHSGKILSGGVDAHALHKPKRFFGAARNIDQGGSLTIIATALIETGSRMDEVIFEEFKGTGNMEVVLDRHIADKRIFPAVDINRSGTRKEELLMDEVELNRVYLLRNFLADMPPAEALEFLLDRVKRTKTNKEFLDSMARG; encoded by the coding sequence GTGGACATCGCCGAGCTGAAAAGCAAATCCATTGCCGAGCTGCACGAGATGGCAGAGGAACTCAACATTTCGAACTATTCGGGTCTGCGTAAGCAGGACCTGATCTTCCGCATAGAACAGAATCTTCTCGACAGTGATGTAGTCCTGCGCGGTGAGGGCGTACTGGAGATCCTGCCGGAGGGCTACGGCTTCCTCCGATCACAGGACTGGAACTATCTGTACGGCCCGGACGACATCTATGTCAGCCCGTCGCAGATCAAGCGCTTCGACCTGCGCACGGGCGACACCGTGATGGGTCAGGTCCGGCCGCCGAAGGAGGGCGAGCGCTATCTCGCGCTGCTGAAGGTGGAGCAGGTCAACCTGGACGATCCGGAGAAGGCGAAGCACCGCATCGCGTTCGACAACCTGCGGCCGCGCTACCCGGAGGAGCGGTTCAAGCTGGAGAATGCCGAGGGGCACATCTCGATGCGCCTGCTCGACCTGATGACACCGATCGGAAAGGGCCAGCGCGGACTGATCGTCTCACCGCCGAAGGCGGGCAAGACGATGCTGATGCAGCAGATGGCCAACTCGATCATCGAGAACCATCCGGAAGTCCACCTCATCGTGCTGCTGATCGACGAGCGGCCCGAGGAGGTGACGGACATGGAAGAGCACGTGAAGGGCGAGGTCATCTCGTCCACGTTCGACGAGCCTGCCGACCGTCACACGCAGGTCGCCGAGATGGTGATCGAAAAGGCAAAGCGACTGACCGAGCACGGTCGTGACGTCGTCATCCTCCTCGACTCCATCACACGCCTCGCCCGCGCCTACAACGTCACCGTCCCGCACTCCGGCAAGATCCTCTCCGGTGGTGTCGATGCGCATGCGCTGCACAAGCCGAAGCGCTTCTTCGGCGCCGCACGCAACATCGACCAGGGCGGTTCGCTCACGATCATAGCCACGGCACTGATCGAGACGGGCTCGCGCATGGACGAGGTGATCTTCGAGGAGTTCAAGGGCACGGGTAACATGGAGGTCGTGCTCGACCGCCACATCGCCGACAAGCGCATCTTCCCGGCGGTCGACATCAACCGCTCGGGCACGCGCAAGGAAGAGCTGCTCATGGACGAGGTGGAGCTCAACCGGGTCTACCTGCTCCGTAATTTCCTTGCCGACATGCCGCCGGCCGAAGCCCTCGAGTTCCTGCTCGATCGCGTCAAGCGGACGAAGACGAACAAGGAATTCCTGGACAGCATGGCGCGCGGCTAG
- a CDS encoding phosphoribosyltransferase family protein: protein MHAPVNVKRARGMPETDFLELSWEFFGELCRVLALKVATDGFKPDLVIGIAKAGVIPGAVVASILRCDFYSLKISRDTGGERARVRPKILSAAPKEAAGRRVLIVDEICTSGETMRIALNALRQVSPAEVRTATSLVKVGGYKPDYHALETSATVVFPWDRHILDDAGNIVANPIYDGLS from the coding sequence ATGCACGCACCGGTGAACGTCAAACGTGCCCGCGGAATGCCCGAGACTGATTTTCTGGAGCTTTCCTGGGAATTCTTCGGCGAGTTGTGCCGCGTACTGGCGCTGAAGGTCGCCACCGACGGGTTCAAGCCGGATCTCGTCATCGGCATCGCGAAGGCCGGTGTGATTCCCGGCGCAGTCGTCGCATCGATCCTGCGCTGCGACTTCTACTCGCTTAAGATCAGCCGGGACACGGGCGGAGAGCGCGCCCGGGTGCGCCCGAAGATCCTGTCCGCCGCGCCGAAGGAAGCTGCCGGCAGGCGCGTCCTCATCGTCGATGAGATCTGCACGTCCGGTGAGACGATGCGTATTGCGCTGAACGCGCTGCGCCAGGTCTCGCCCGCCGAGGTACGCACCGCGACGAGCCTGGTGAAGGTCGGTGGCTACAAGCCCGACTATCACGCTCTCGAGACGAGCGCCACTGTCGTGTTCCCATGGGACCGCCACATACTCGATGACGCCGGAAACATCGTGGCAAACCCGATTTACGATGGGCTGTCCTAG
- a CDS encoding tryptophanase, giving the protein MPAHMWPGLRSLRAPLTVGATLDSHETPPDLHPMKTIIEPFRIKAVEPIRMTTPAERASFLAAAGYNVFLLRSDDVLIDLLTDSGTSAMSAEQWAAVMRGDEAYAGSRSWYRFEEAVRDLFGFRHVIPTHQGRAAERILFSTVCRPGDVVPNNTHFDTTRANVEAVGARAVDLPCAEARDTQSRFPFKGNMDVAGLESLIADVGADRIPICMITLTNNSGGGQPASMENIRAVRDVCRRHDIPFYIDACRFAENAFLIRERENGYAGRSVHDIAREIFSHADGCTFSAKKDGLANIGGFLSTNNDSHAEQETNLLILTEGFPTYGGLAGRDLDAIAVGLREVVEEDYLNYRIASVRYLGEHISAAGVPIIQPPGGHAIYIDAAGFLPHVPPSELPGQALVAELYRAGGIRAVEIGTVMFGKRDPETGAETTAPMELVRLAIPRRVYTQSHIDYVIEVIREVWENRDRIGGLRITHQAPVLRHFTARFEPLGPLATRQHA; this is encoded by the coding sequence ATGCCGGCGCACATGTGGCCCGGGTTGCGCTCGCTGCGTGCACCGCTCACGGTCGGTGCGACGCTTGACAGCCATGAGACGCCGCCGGACCTTCACCCCATGAAGACGATCATCGAGCCGTTCCGCATCAAGGCCGTCGAGCCCATCCGCATGACGACGCCGGCTGAGCGCGCTTCCTTCCTCGCGGCCGCCGGCTACAATGTGTTTCTGCTGCGCTCCGACGATGTACTGATCGATCTGCTCACCGACAGCGGCACGTCCGCCATGAGCGCCGAACAGTGGGCCGCCGTCATGCGCGGCGATGAAGCCTACGCCGGCAGCCGCTCCTGGTACCGCTTCGAGGAGGCCGTCCGCGATCTGTTCGGCTTCCGGCACGTCATTCCCACGCACCAGGGTCGCGCGGCGGAGCGCATCCTCTTCAGTACGGTCTGCCGGCCCGGCGACGTCGTACCGAACAACACTCACTTCGATACGACCCGCGCAAACGTCGAGGCAGTCGGCGCACGCGCCGTCGATCTTCCGTGCGCCGAGGCGCGCGACACGCAGTCGCGGTTTCCGTTCAAGGGCAACATGGATGTGGCCGGTCTGGAGTCGCTGATCGCGGACGTCGGCGCCGACCGCATACCCATCTGCATGATCACGCTGACCAACAACTCGGGCGGCGGCCAGCCCGCGTCGATGGAGAACATCCGCGCGGTGCGCGACGTGTGCCGGAGGCATGACATCCCGTTCTACATCGATGCGTGCCGCTTCGCCGAAAATGCGTTCCTCATACGTGAACGCGAAAACGGTTACGCCGGCCGGTCGGTGCACGACATCGCGCGCGAGATCTTTTCGCATGCCGATGGCTGCACATTCTCCGCGAAGAAGGACGGGCTCGCCAACATCGGCGGATTTCTCAGCACCAACAATGACAGCCACGCAGAGCAGGAGACGAACCTCCTGATCCTCACCGAGGGGTTCCCGACATACGGCGGACTCGCCGGACGAGACCTCGACGCCATCGCCGTCGGACTGCGCGAAGTCGTCGAAGAGGATTACCTCAATTACCGTATCGCATCCGTACGCTATCTCGGCGAGCACATCTCAGCCGCCGGCGTTCCCATTATCCAGCCGCCGGGCGGTCACGCCATCTACATTGATGCGGCCGGGTTCCTGCCCCACGTTCCTCCCAGCGAGCTGCCCGGTCAGGCCCTCGTGGCCGAACTGTATCGCGCGGGCGGCATCCGCGCGGTCGAGATCGGTACAGTGATGTTCGGGAAGCGCGATCCGGAGACGGGCGCGGAGACCACCGCCCCCATGGAGCTGGTACGGCTGGCCATTCCGCGCCGCGTATACACGCAGAGCCACATCGATTACGTCATCGAAGTGATCCGCGAGGTGTGGGAGAATCGGGATCGAATCGGTGGCCTGCGCATCACGCATCAGGCGCCAGTGCTGCGGCACTTCACGGCCCGGTTCGAGCCGCTCGGGCCGCTCGCCACGCGACAACATGCCTGA